Sequence from the Macaca thibetana thibetana isolate TM-01 chromosome 20, ASM2454274v1, whole genome shotgun sequence genome:
TGTCCTCTCAGTGTAGTCACCTCTAAAATGCATCACCTCTTAAAAGCAACACACTAGGAATCAGaattcaacacatgaattttggaagggtACACGCATTCCGGCCCTAGCAGCCATGATTGACACTAATGAAATCGTAGCTAATGTTGTAGAGCACTCACGATGTACAAGGTAGCATTCTAAGTTCTCTACATACACTAAATCATTTACTTTTATGAAACTATCCCTATTACACTCATGTATCACTTAATAATGGGAATACATTCTGATAAACCCATCTTTAAGGAGTTTCATCTTTGTGCAGACATCACAGAGTGTTGATTAGGTAGGATGATGACCTACTACGCACATAGACTACACATAGATTATATGGTgtggcctattgctcctagggtTCAAAGCTCTACAGCATGTTACTGAATATTATatgcaattgtaacacaatggtaaatatttgtgcatctaaacatagcTCAACATTAAAAAGTCCAGTAAAATGTCCTTATTATAACCTTATGGGACCATCATTATATACACTGTCTAGAGTTGGCCAATATGGTATTTTTTGGCACATGAGTACATTCTACCCCTTTACACTgcaggaaactgaaacacagagaggtTATGTCACTGACATATAAGTGACGCTGCAGGGTTTTGCATACATGCAGGTTGACCGCAGCAACATGCCCTCAATCACAACTCTCTGTCACCTGTTCATGAGAACCATGAGGACTCTGAACCTGCCACAGAGGCAGATTGGGAAGAGCACTGAGTTGGCAGTCAGAGCCTGTGCATAGCTCTGGGTCTTCTCTGGAATTCAGCTGCCCAGCTGCCTTCAAGGGCACAGCAGGGCTAACTGGCCACGGGCCCTTCCAGCTCTGGACTGTGAGGGGCCGGGCTTAGCATCCGCTGACATCATGATCTGCTGCTATGTTGAGCACATGAGGACAGCCATAGCATAGATTCATTCGTCCCTTTACttctgagctgtgtgaccttgggcagattgCTTAACTCCTCTAGAAGACAGTACAATCTCGCCAGACCCTATACATTCAAAATGTCTCTGATTTGTGTGAAGATCAATGACTCAAAGTGTGGGAAAGGCTTGTTCTCTGTCCAAATGCTGCAGCAGTGTATCATCCTGGAGAATTTTGTGCAGGAGGTCATCCGTATGCCCTTGAGACCAGATCAACAAGAGACCCATCTTCAACTTCCAGTCCACATCATACCTCCAGGCAGATTAGTGTTACCCAAGGAGCCTGATGGGATCTAACATGATTCTCTCTCCAGGAAGCACACGTGGACAAATGATTATAACAGCACTGTTTATTAAGGCCAAGCCAGGTGCCAGGGTACTGTCACACTTAATCTCTACATAAATTTATAATCTGCTTTCTACAAGTCAGGAAAtggaggcatagagaggttaaggGGCTTGTGCCGGCTCCACAGCCAGGAAGGTGTGAAGTGGGCTGTGAATCTGGTTATGTGACACCGAGACTTGCACATGACCCAGGCTGCCTTCTGAATTGCCCTCTTCACAAAGGGCACCTGCTGGCAAGCATGGTCCTGACTCCTGGGCCACTTGACTCATCTTCCTCTGTGATTGAACAGCAATAGCAATTCCCTGAAGCAGTAGCCAGAGGAACCTACTGTTGGCCTAACTACCAGTCACCAGGGTGATGCCTCACTCCTTCTTGATGAACAGCAACACACCTTCCAACTGCAGAATATGCCGTGACCCCTGCATTGGCACACGACATCCTTCATCTGGACCCAGTCCTTCTCATGACTCTGCATTGCCACGATGATGCTTTCCTCCACATCCCCAGTCACTTTGCTCCCCTGAGTTAATCAAGGTTGGAATTTAAAGAACTAAAGTAGCTTAATCTTGGGAGAAACTGCCAAAGATTCAGACACAAGTCACTACAGGGAGCACTCAGGGGTCAGCGAGTGTCCTGTTGGTGACACTGTCCGGTCAGGACTGATGGTTCCTTGTGAGGATGTCATGACCACTGCTGCTCAAAGTGTGTAATCTACACACTAGGGCCTGTGTGCTATTTACAGTCTGTAGTGCACAGCATCCATTAACATATATGTAGATTATAAAGTTGTAATTTTCctggtatttctttttatattgattgaaCTTTTTCCTGTTGAGCCTAAAAAtggattttgtaatttttttatgaggtctccttctgtcacccagactgtggTGCAATGGTgaaaacatggctcactgcagccttcaattcCTGAGCTAgatggattctcctgcctcagcctccaagtagctaggattacagacttgcACCACCAAACTTTGCaaagtgtttgtttatttatttagagacaggagtctccctatgttgccaaggctagtctcaaactcctggtgtcaagtggtcctcccatttGCCTCTCAAAATATGGGGAATATAGGTGTGAGTTATGCTGCTCAGCCAGATTTTGTATATTGAATTTAGTTTCATGATTTccattattagtattatttcatttaccaaGGTTTAGGTGTGGAATGGATAGGAATGAAAAACCCCTCCTTCATCCTGGAGTTTGAGAAGCTTCGTGTAGAAGTAAATAACTAAAGAGTTTGATTCCATCCCCTGTAGTTACTTTTGAACCTGAAATCCAAAGAGGAATTGAAGTTGGacagagaaatcagagaagaaacAGGAGGCATTCAGAATTTTCTGTGCAGCATTTGAGAATGAAGGTGGTCCTGTATCCCGGATACCCACCAATGACCTGACGATGTGCTATTCCTTTCTGCAAAAGAGGAAGCACAGTGAGGCAGCTTGGCTTGCCTTAAGGCACTTGGATTGTTAGGGGCTCACATTTCCAtctagagcccaggagtctgCATTCCCAGTTCAATCCCTGATCCCAGTCTCTGATTTCCAAAACACACAAGGGAAACTGAAGGCAGAATCATGTCTAAAGTGTTTAATTATCACTCACATATTTCATAGGAAAAGGAATGTAGCAAACCGGTCAAGgtggtataaaaaaaaaaatctaggtttGTACATGTCTGGCTATTAACATCTGGGAGAAAGGCTGTCCTGGCATCAGTCGCAGCAGCTGCATGTCTCTGACGCCCCTTTGCAGACATAGCCCTGGGCACACTTGGCACAGCCCACGCGGTAGCGGGAGCAGCAGCCTGGGGAAGAAGAGGAGCGTGAGAGGTCACAATTGACTCGCCCAGGGACCTCCCTGCCCAACAGAGCCTCCAGCTCCAAAGGACCCTTAGTTCAGGATGGCATGGCTTTGTCAGGAGACAGCTAGGGAATACTTGGGGTAGGTCTTCCTATGAGAAAGCTGTCCAGCCCCAAAGGCGCCCTGGACAGGGCAGAAGACTGGAAAGGCAGTGACAAGGTATGGGCAGAAAGGAAGGCCAGTTCCCCAAAAGCATGCCTCCAGGGCCAGCCTTGGGTTCCCTCCCAACCTTAGCCCCAGACAATGGAGATGGCCCCGCACTCACTCTTCTTGCAGGAGGTGCATTTACACTCTTTGCACGTGCAGGAGCCGGCGCAGGAGCAGGAGTCAcctgtgagaaagagaaaaagccagTGAGCCGTGAGTGAGATGCAGAAGATACAGCAGTGAGTTAATGAGTGTCCATTGCCCAAGACACAGAACCCGGGAGCCCCTTACCAGCCGCGCAGGAGCAGTTGGGGTCCATTGCAACCCGAGGAGAGGCTGGAGTTCCCAAGCCAGAAGGGAAGAGGCAGTGGTGCACGTTGAAGGCGTGGCGGAGCCCAACAGCCAGCGGCTGCTTTTATAGTCAGCGGAGGGGGCCGGGCGCAGACACCTCGCCCCGCCCTTGCACCCGCCCTGCCCAGTCTGCCCCGCCGGCCGTCCTGGGCTGGGCTGTGCGCAATAGATGGGCCAGGTGCAATGTCCCTTGAGCTCAGCGGGGTGCACACCGTGGGACGGCCCCTTTCGCACCGGCTCGAGAGGGAGGCGCTGTGCGGCTTCTCTCACCCTGCCGGGCCTTCCCAACTTCCCTGAGGTTGCCTGCTACACCCGCCCCTTGGCTTTCTGCCTACCCCAGTATTCTGTCTTTTCCCCCACTTTCACCAATGCCCAGGTCTCTAGTCAATAGCTAAGCCTTTCCTGGAGTCGAGGGTAACCCCAGTCTTGTGCTCCACTTTCTGGATCTGCCAAAGCAAGGAACATAGCAAGGCAGCAGTGTGCAAAGGGCAGGCCAAGGGTGCAAACTTCACATCTCTGGCCTTATCCGCCCTGTCCCCGGTTCCTACCTCAGTCCTTTGGTCACGTTTCTCCTGTGCACAGCAACACGGAAGACACAgggctctgcctctctctcttccattctcCACTCTTGAGGGCCTGAGTGGGCACCTTTGTCCAGGTCCTCCTTTGCATAAATCTCTCCAGGGTCTCCCCACAGCTTAGCCGGGTACCCTAATACAGGATGGCAGTTTTGAAAGTGTGGGATGTCCCTAGAAGAGGGATCATTGAAGGTGATATGAAGATCCTGCATTAAATTAGAAAGCAAGAGAGCTGCTTATTTTTCCTTCCATGTTTCTATTGCTCTACGGTTACACGGGTCTGGGTTTGGTCCTGTTTAGTCACTTTCTTTGAACCCTCACAACAACCATAAAGGGACATGTGTTCTATTTATGAACCCGTATTCCTAATCTGGACAATGACAATACCAGCA
This genomic interval carries:
- the LOC126943916 gene encoding metallothionein-2-like; protein product: MDPNCSCAAGDSCSCAGSCTCKECKCTSCKKSCCSRYRVGCAKCAQGYVCKGASETCSCCD